The window CAACTGATTGCGGATGCTCAATATGGCAAAGGCCCCCTGGCGAAACTCCTGAACGATCCCGAAATATCTGAAAATCTTTCCGCTTTTGTTTTTAATCTTCGAAAAAAAGGGATTCTCTTTTATTCCGATGTTGCGGCTAAGCAAGAAGCAAAAGGAACACCGGTCCAGCACCCGGTTATAAAAGCCAAGTTGGAAAAGAGTAAATAATAGTCAATAAGAGTAGCCTACGGTAGAACGCTATGAACGTTGCGATGGGTTCAATTCTTGTAGCTGCGGGACAGAGCCGGCGCATGGGTTTTGATAAAATATTTAAGGCTTTTTCCAACGGGTTTTGTCCTTTAGAAATCTGTCTTTGTAGGATAAGTCGATCGCCCCTAGTTGAACAGATCGTGGTCGTGGTCTCTAAAGAGAATGTTGAAAAAGCAAAAGGAAAAATTTCAACTCTCTCTTTGGATAAAGAGATAACCGTTGTTGTTGGGGGTAAAGAAAGACAGGATTCTGTATATCAAGGATTATTGGCTTTAGATCGAAAATGTCGCTATGTCATGATCCATGATTCGGCAAGACCGTTTATCAATGAAGAGCTCATTGAGAAGGTTTACCAGGCCGCCGTTGAAGTCGGGGCCGCGGTTTGCGGGAAGCCCTGTTCGGATACTCTAAAAGAGGTGGATCCCGATGCCAAGGTGCTGAGAACCTTGGATAGGAGTAAAATATGGACGGTTCAAACTCCGCAGATTTTCCGCAGGACATTACTCGAAAAAGCCTATTTAGAGCTCCATGCCCAAAGGAAGCTTGTTACCGACGATGCTTCGGCCATTGAACTTCTAGGCGAAGCGGTAAAGGTCGTCCCTTATACGGGCACAAACATAAAGATGACCTTTCCGGAAGATTGGGAAGTGGCAAACCTCCTCATCGAAAACAACAGGCTTTCCCATCAAAAGCCGTAATGCCTATCCCATGGAGGGTTTATTTTATTTCCCTATGGAGAGTATGTCGCCTTAAGAAAGGATTATACTTTCTCAGCTCTATTTTCCCTTGCTGCTGTTTTTTGTTCTTGGTTCCGTAATAACGGGAAGCGGGCTTTCCAAGTGCTTTTGCTTCCGTACATTCGAGGATAATCTGTTCTCTTGGCATCCCTTAATTATTATTTTTTGAAAAGCGAGTTGTCAATGTCCAGAATGAAAAGAAAAGAGAATCTTTTTTTATTCCTTAAAAATCGGATAATTTTTATTAATCTCTCATTATGGAAAAAGGGGATAGTATGAAAATACAGGACCATCTCCCCGTAGTTTTTTGGGATAAGGCTTCTGAAAAGCTCTTAAAGTGGAAAAACCCGGAAAATTTTACCGACAAGATCCACGATCTCAGGGTATTAGGTAAAAAATTACGCGCTTTATATTATTTTTTTCAACCCCTTCTCGGCAAGGATTTTGTAAAGGGAGAAAAGCAAAAAGTCAAAAAAGCGATGTCCGATCTTGGAGCGGTAAGGGATTCCCATGTTTTTTTAAATATCTATAGAAAAATTGAACAGCAATATCCGAGGCTTATCCTTCCCAAGTCTCTCAAGACTCTTTTGGAAAGACGGTCCCAGCAATTAGAACAAGACCCGATGCTTGGAATAGGCAAAAGCTTGGGGACTCAAAAATACTTGGCTTTAGCCATGGATAGGATCTTGGCTGCAAGAGAAAAACTGCTTAAGAAGATCGCCGCAAAACCTTTTAGCAAGCAATTGGCCTTAGACAGGATGAAAAAAGGTCTTGAGGCGGTGACGAAAACGATGAAAGAAGCGCAAAAAGAAGGATCTGCCGATTCTTTTCACCGTTGGAGGATAAAAACCAAGCGATTTTATTATCACTTGAGCCTTTGTTGGCATGGGAACGGTTCCAAGGAGTTAGAAAAAATCGTTAAAAAATTTAAACAGCTGGAGCAACATCTTGGACAGGCACACGATTTTCACCTCCTTGCCTCCTTTATAAATAGTTCTCATCCAGGGGACTTGAGGGATGGGCAAAAGGATGCCTTTAAAGAATTTCTCTTGTTGATCGGTAAGCTTCAAGAGGAGGAAGAAAAGGAGGCTCTTTGCTTGGCCAAGAAGCTCATGGACCGCGGATTGGAGGAAACGATAGAGAAAATTTTCAATCCATAGATCGGTCGGTGAGGATTTTTACCTTTTTAGCTTTTTTTATAATGATTTTTTCTTTTCCAGGCTGTGGATAAGGATAAAGAAGGTAGTTTTTTCTTAGGGATAAAAAAGAGCTTAATTCGGCATCCCACCTTTGGGCGATAGACTGGGGAGATTTATAGCGGGCCAATTCAGTGTGAATCAAGGGACTTCCATACACTTTGAAAAAGAGGTTTCTTTGTGAAAACGAGGACCTGCTGTAAGGACTAGGAGTAGCCATTTGGTTTACCCTAGAGGTAATGAAAACGCCAAGGGCGGTAAGATTTGCGGGCGTTTTGGGGTCGATCTGGAGTTCTACGCCATAAAGCCCGTTGATGATCCTGGGAACGGCGAGTACTCCGGCTAAATTCAACGCATTGATTTCACTGGCAAGTCGATATCCATCAAGACCTTTTGTCGCTACGAGCCTAAAGGCTTCGGGTGTTCCTGTTCCCAGTTCCATTCCTGCAAGGCTGCCTATGAATCCGGTTACGACATAATAAACGGGGGTATCTTCCCTGGGAATATTGGGCGAGGTAGGAATCCAACGCAAAGCGGTATCTTTCCATGTCATCGACCGGTTCCATCCCTTCAGGGGAATAACGTGCAGCTCGCAGGGATGCGATATAAATCCCCTTTCGTTAGCCATCTGGGCGATTTCTCCCACAGTCATTCCATGGACATAGGGAACGGGAATAAAACTGACAAAAGATTTCCAA is drawn from Methylacidiphilum infernorum V4 and contains these coding sequences:
- the ispD gene encoding 2-C-methyl-D-erythritol 4-phosphate cytidylyltransferase, producing MNVAMGSILVAAGQSRRMGFDKIFKAFSNGFCPLEICLCRISRSPLVEQIVVVVSKENVEKAKGKISTLSLDKEITVVVGGKERQDSVYQGLLALDRKCRYVMIHDSARPFINEELIEKVYQAAVEVGAAVCGKPCSDTLKEVDPDAKVLRTLDRSKIWTVQTPQIFRRTLLEKAYLELHAQRKLVTDDASAIELLGEAVKVVPYTGTNIKMTFPEDWEVANLLIENNRLSHQKP
- a CDS encoding CHAD domain-containing protein — translated: MKIQDHLPVVFWDKASEKLLKWKNPENFTDKIHDLRVLGKKLRALYYFFQPLLGKDFVKGEKQKVKKAMSDLGAVRDSHVFLNIYRKIEQQYPRLILPKSLKTLLERRSQQLEQDPMLGIGKSLGTQKYLALAMDRILAAREKLLKKIAAKPFSKQLALDRMKKGLEAVTKTMKEAQKEGSADSFHRWRIKTKRFYYHLSLCWHGNGSKELEKIVKKFKQLEQHLGQAHDFHLLASFINSSHPGDLRDGQKDAFKEFLLLIGKLQEEEEKEALCLAKKLMDRGLEETIEKIFNP
- the rpmG gene encoding 50S ribosomal protein L33 → MPREQIILECTEAKALGKPASRYYGTKNKKQQQGKIELRKYNPFLRRHTLHREIK
- a CDS encoding exo-beta-N-acetylmuramidase NamZ family protein; the encoded protein is MSLFYASRKIGIMQRAALKRLSFFCLIFLASPVVCLHAEVLLGIDVLREENFAPLRGKRIGLITNQSGVDSHGKATRVILQRAPGVKLVRLFAPEHGIDGKIKAGRDVPSHKDRLTGLKVYSLYGETRKPTPAMLRDLDALVFDVQDIGCRSYTFVSTMVSAMDACGEAGIPFYVLDRPNPLGGLRVEGPLVHPSWKSFVSFIPVPYVHGMTVGEIAQMANERGFISHPCELHVIPLKGWNRSMTWKDTALRWIPTSPNIPREDTPVYYVVTGFIGSLAGMELGTGTPEAFRLVATKGLDGYRLASEINALNLAGVLAVPRIINGLYGVELQIDPKTPANLTALGVFITSRVNQMATPSPYSRSSFSQRNLFFKVYGSPLIHTELARYKSPQSIAQRWDAELSSFLSLRKNYLLYPYPQPGKEKIIIKKAKKVKILTDRSMD